The genomic segment GGTGGACCACAAACTGGTGAAGCTTTTCACCATAAGCTCAATGCCCAAAAAGCTGGCCAAGGCGGCCCTGGGGCAGGATTTCGCGGGCCACTGCGCGGTAACCTTCATCTGGAGCGCAGTGCCATACAAGACGGAATGGCGCTATTCATTGGAAGCCAAGAAGATCATCCTCCAGGATTCCGGCCACCTCTGCCAGAACCTTTACCTGGCCTGCGAGTCCATCAACTGCGGGACCTGCGCCATCGGGGCCTATCACCAGAAATTGTTTGATAAGTTATGCCAGTTAGACGGCAAGGACGAGTTCGTGGTCTACGTGGCCCCGGTGGGAAGGGTCGCGGTTGAAAATGTTTGAAATGGCCTGCCCTTAGATAGCAGGAATAACTGACAAATGAAAGGGTTGGAAACGTTTGAAGTGGTTGACGAAGATGGATAAAAGTAAAAGGTTTGCCTTTCTTTTTCTTTTATTATTCTTGGCTGTTGAAGCATTTGCCAAGGATAAACCTGGGACAAAACCAGCACCTGCTCCGGTATATTTCACGAACGACATTTCAGGCCGTGGAGTGCTCAAGGTTTTTGAGAAGATCAAAGGGAGCGTTAAGGGCAAGGTGGCTGTCAAGACCCATTTCGGCGAGGAGGGTAATAAAAACTATATTAAGCCCGACCTGGTCGAGCCGCTGGTCAAAGCCCTGGGCGCCACTCTGGTCGAAACCAACGTGCTCTATTCCGGTCCGCGCCAGAAGACGGAATCGCACATCAAACTTGCTAAAGAACACGGCTTCGACTTTGCGCCGATAGACATCCTGGATTCCGAGGGAGACAAGGCATACGCCTGCAGCACCGGATGCTACACTCGGGTGATAACCGGCAGCCACATCGTCCGCTACAATACGGTCGTGATGCTGACCCATTTCAAGGGCCACGGGCTGGCGGGCTTCGGCGGGGCCATTAAAAATGTGGCCATGGGTCTGGCCGCGCGGGCCGGCAAACTGGCCAGGCACACCAACTACGTGCCGGGCTACGATGCCACCAAGTGCATCAACTGCGGGGCCTGCACCAAGCAGTGCCCGGCCGGGGCCATCACCCTGAATCCGGTGAAGATAGACCCCCGCGAGTGCATCGGCTGCGGCCAGTGCAAGCAAGTATGTCCGGCCAATGTCTTCGAAACCGATAAAAGCCGGGTGAGCCCGGAGCTGTTCAACCGGCGGCTGGTGGAATACGCCAAAGTCCTTTCCGACAGTAATCACCTTTTATATGTCAACGTGCTGGCGAACATCTCGCCGGACTGCGACTGCGCGGCCCGGGCCCGAAAGCCTTTCGTTAAAGACATCGGGGTCCTGGCCTCCACCGACATCGTGGCCATCGAACAGGCCAGTCTGGACCTGGTGAACAAGGCCCACAAGTGCCAAGACGCCTTTCTGAAGGAAAGTGGGCGCAGCGGCAACAGCCAGATATTGTATGCGGAAAAGCTGGGGCTGGGGAGCAGGGAGTACCGGTTGGTCAACCTGGACAAAAAATCCCTGGAGCGAAGCGGGACGAAGGACAGATGACGAAAGCAGCCAAAACCGGCCTGACTATTCCCAAGTCGCTGGAACCGCAGCGCGCCGCGCTCGCAGGATCGATCACTGCGGCCGTTGAAAGAGTTCACGACTTTGCGCGGCAGCACGGCTGGGAAGAGCACTTGCGCGAGCCGTTCTTTGATTC from the candidate division TA06 bacterium genome contains:
- a CDS encoding DUF362 domain-containing protein — translated: MLKVFEKIKGSVKGKVAVKTHFGEEGNKNYIKPDLVEPLVKALGATLVETNVLYSGPRQKTESHIKLAKEHGFDFAPIDILDSEGDKAYACSTGCYTRVITGSHIVRYNTVVMLTHFKGHGLAGFGGAIKNVAMGLAARAGKLARHTNYVPGYDATKCINCGACTKQCPAGAITLNPVKIDPRECIGCGQCKQVCPANVFETDKSRVSPELFNRRLVEYAKVLSDSNHLLYVNVLANISPDCDCAARARKPFVKDIGVLASTDIVAIEQASLDLVNKAHKCQDAFLKESGRSGNSQILYAEKLGLGSREYRLVNLDKKSLERSGTKDR